The genomic interval GTTGTCAGGAACAGGACTGCGAAAAAAATCACAAAGGAAAGGGCGGTGATAGCTATCGTCATCGCAGTATCGGAAAGTACGCGGGTCCCGACATTTTCCATGATAGCCGCGACGAATATAAAAAGAATAATGATATTGAAACCGTTGATTTTTTCCCCCTGCCGCTCGATCGCCTTAATCCCCACCAGTCGACGTATGCCGAAGCCGACAAAGGCTGCCCCTAAAAGAATAATGCTGAGTTTGCCGGCGAGCAGCAGAGGAGGAATCGACAACGCCGGGCCGACGAAAACAAGGGCAAAAAGGGGCGCGGTGATCGGGACCAGAGCGGTACCGCAGACCAGAGTGATGAGCACCAGGGTGGCATCGAGCCCCATCAATACCGCCAGCGAGGGGGCTGCCATGATCGGGGATGCCACCGCCTGAAACATGATGGCAATAAAAAGGCCGGGAGCACTGGTATCGATTCCCAGGGAAAGACAGATCATCCCAATAAGAGCGGGAATTGCCAGAGACGTCCATGCAGTTGCACCAATCACCAGACCAGGCCGTCGCAGACATGCTCCGGCCGCCCTCATATTAACCCGCATAAAAGCCGTGCATAACAGGACAAAAATGGCCTCGGTTACAAAGGGCTTGAGGTGGCCGCCGAGCCAGGGGAAGGCGATGCCTACAACCACAATCGCTGCAATCGCCTTGGTGCCCTGGCGGCCCAGCCAGGAGAGACCGGCTGCAATAACATCAACAATAATCATGAAGGACTCCATTGAGTAACGTAAGGAGATTCGACTTGGTTCTAACAGTTTATTGCGCAGATTACAAATGAAGTGAGATGCCTTGATCACTTGCCAAAAATATTTTTAAACCATAATATGTAACAAGTGGCATTCAACAATATAGAGAGTTATCGGATTCACTTAAGAAATCGGTTCCGTTAGTTTTGTCCTTTTTTCTGTTTTTTATAATGGACATCCGGACAAGGTACTAAATCGGGCGACCTGGATCTTTCAAGGAGAAAAATATGAGCGAAAAAGCAACCCTGACTGTAGGTGGCGCAAGTTATGAACTTGATGTCACGACTGGAAGTGAGAACGAGAAATGTATCGATATTCAACAATTGCGTGCACAATCGGGCTATATCACCATGGATCCGGGTTTTGGCAATACCGGGTCATGCTATTCGGATATCACCTATGTTGACGGTGCCAAAGGAATTTTGCATTATCGGGGCTATCCCATTGAAGAAATAGCCGAGAAGGCAAGTTTCGTGGAGATCTGCTCACTGCTTATTTACGGCGAACTTCCCGATGCCGAAACCCTGAGCAAATTTCAGGATGCCTTGGCGGAACACGCTCCCCTGCATACCAATCTCGAGCATCACTTCTCCGGGCTTCCCACGGCTTCGCCTCCCATGGCTATTCTGTCTGCCATGCTCAATCTGGTCTCCTGCTTCCATCCGGATGTATTGGAAGTATATTCGGAAGGACACGGATTTGATCGAACCGCCGCCCTGCTGCTTTCCAAGGTTCGGACAATAGCCGCCTACTCCTATAGGATGTCTGTCGGTAAACCCTTCAATCAACCAAACCCCAATCTCAACTACTGTGCCAATTTCCTGCATATGATGTTTTCCGATCCTTATCGGGAGTATGTTCCTAATCCCGTTATCGAAAAGGCCCTGTCGCTTTTTCTGGTACTCCATGCCGATCATGAACAAAACTGTTCTACCTCTACGGTCAGGGCAGTCGCCAGTTCCCGTGCAAATCTGTTCAGCTCCATCGCCTCGGGAGTGTGTGCGCTCTGGGGGCCGTTGCACGGCGGCGCCAATATCGGCGTGATCAGAATGCTGGAAGATATCAAATCCTCGGGCCGTCCGATTGACCACTATCTGGAAAAAGCAAAAGATAAAGACAGCGATTACAGGTTGATGGGATTTGGGCACAGGGTCTATAAGAACTTCGATCCCCGTTCACGCATCCTGAAGAACAGGCTGGATGAACTGCTGGCGGAATTAAATAAAAAAGATCCCCTTCTCGATATTGCCCTCGAGCTTGAGGAGAAAACCCTGAAGGATGAGTATTTTATCAGCCGCAAGCTCTACCCGAATGTGGATTTTTACAGCGGTCTGTTGTTGCGTGCGATAGGGATTCCCCTCGATATGTATACAGTGATGTTCGCCCTCGGCAGGATGCCCGGCTGGATAGCCAACTGGCGGGAGCTCCATGACCAGCGCCTGCGCATTACCAGGCCTCGCCAGATTTATACCGGGTCTCAGGAGAGGTCCTTTGTGCCCCTTGAAAAGAGATGATTTTTTTTTGCACCGTTTTATGCTGTCGCTCCATTTCTAATATTCAGGAGTAAACCAATGAGAAATGCTCTAATTTTAATCGGGATGCTGTTCGTGACGGCCTGTGCTCCTCAATATCCGTTGAACACTCATCTTAATTTGCAGGTCTCGCCGCAAGCCGAACAGATTTATGGCGGGGGAGCAACAGCGTCTATACAAGGGCTTGACCAGAGAGACAACCCGGAAGTCGTGATTTACAGGATTTCTGATCCTGCTGTTGGCATCACGAACCTCAGTCCACCGCATATCCTCATCATCGAACGCCTGGCAGGCGGATTGCGTCAACAGGGTCTGCTGGTCGAAAGTTCTTCACCGGTAAATATCACCGTTGAGGTAAAAGAACTCCTCGCCGAAGTGACCCGCTCCAAAACGCTGTATATAACCAATGCCGCCAGTAGCGTGCAACTGGTCCTGGAAAACCGGGGCACGACTCTCACCAAAAATTACGGTCTTAAGTCCAACCGCCAATCTCTCCGCAAACCGAAGGTCGATGACCTCGAAGAGTTGCTCAATATGCAACTCTCCGACATCGTCAACCAGATATTGGATGACAAAAAAATCCAGAGCTTCCTGAGCCAGGAGTAGAGAACTCCGTAGGTGCTTCACCCATCACCAAGGGTCAAAAGGGTCAGGGATCAAAAGGGTCAGAGTAAAATTAAAACTGATTACCCCTGAAACTCAGCATCTTCAGGCCCAGGCCGGGACTGCTCTTTTTCATCGGGACGCCATAAACCCGTCCATGGGGCTTCGCTGCAGCCGTCCCGGCTGCAGAGACCCGTGAAAAGAGCAGTCCCGACCTTGAGCTGAGGATTAGGGGTAATTAGGAAATTAAATAAAAAACTACTCTGAGCCTTGAAAAGGTGGAAGGAGCTGAATTACCAATGAACACTATGCTCTTTTGGTCTGAAATAATAGAGGAATCGCATGTCAGATTATATTATCCAAATCAACACATTTGAGATCAAAGAAGGCAAGTTGGAGATCTTCAAGGCGAGTGTCAAGCGTTCGCAAGAATTCGCCGAGGAAAACGACCCACTGCTTATGGCCGAGATGTATATCGACGAAGAAAGCATGCAAGCTCGTGCATGCCT from Desulfopila inferna carries:
- a CDS encoding citrate synthase, which produces MSEKATLTVGGASYELDVTTGSENEKCIDIQQLRAQSGYITMDPGFGNTGSCYSDITYVDGAKGILHYRGYPIEEIAEKASFVEICSLLIYGELPDAETLSKFQDALAEHAPLHTNLEHHFSGLPTASPPMAILSAMLNLVSCFHPDVLEVYSEGHGFDRTAALLLSKVRTIAAYSYRMSVGKPFNQPNPNLNYCANFLHMMFSDPYREYVPNPVIEKALSLFLVLHADHEQNCSTSTVRAVASSRANLFSSIASGVCALWGPLHGGANIGVIRMLEDIKSSGRPIDHYLEKAKDKDSDYRLMGFGHRVYKNFDPRSRILKNRLDELLAELNKKDPLLDIALELEEKTLKDEYFISRKLYPNVDFYSGLLLRAIGIPLDMYTVMFALGRMPGWIANWRELHDQRLRITRPRQIYTGSQERSFVPLEKR
- a CDS encoding YajG family lipoprotein, whose product is MRNALILIGMLFVTACAPQYPLNTHLNLQVSPQAEQIYGGGATASIQGLDQRDNPEVVIYRISDPAVGITNLSPPHILIIERLAGGLRQQGLLVESSSPVNITVEVKELLAEVTRSKTLYITNAASSVQLVLENRGTTLTKNYGLKSNRQSLRKPKVDDLEELLNMQLSDIVNQILDDKKIQSFLSQE